One Thiocapsa sp. genomic window carries:
- the pheT gene encoding phenylalanine--tRNA ligase subunit beta, translated as MRFSEAWLREWVNPPVDTRQLADQLSMAGLEVDAVEPAAPAFSGVRIGWVQSVAPHPDAEKLRICRVDLGEDTLLQIICGAANVTEGMKVPVATVGAVLPGDFKIKKAKLRGVESFGMICSAKELGLAESSEGILPLPADAPVGEDIRAWMALDDHCIEVDLTPDRGDCLSIAGLAREVAVINRAPLATPAIQPVAPLHDQSLPVQLQAPAACPRYVCRVIRTIDPSATTPWWMQERLRRGGIRAISPVVDVTNYVLLELGQPMHGFDLAKLDGEIRVRMAVEGERIALLNGEDATLRADTLVIADAGRAVALAGIMGGSETAVGPETREVLLESAFFAPLAVSGKARSYGLHTDSSHRFERGVDPQLQIRAIERATRLLTAIVGGEPGPVVQAISETDLPKPLALRLRPARVAQVLGLALPEETILDILKRLGMHTEPTAEGWLVTPPSARFDLVQEVDLIADIGRIYGYDRIPVSHASSASVTRSTPEAEFDLDRARLALVDRGFHEVITYSFVSPEMQALVDPDQEVLRLANPLSAELSTMRTSLWPGLIQTARYNQARQQERVRIFESGLRFRFGADGLTQTQGLAGLIVGSPDPEQWGLTSRAADFFDLKADVEALLALTGAPGRFSFVPGAHAALHPGQTASVECEGRSIGLLGMLHPSLAAQLDITGDAYLFELDIAPLSAGALPGHASISRFPSIRRDIAIIVDEAVTYASIADSIRATETELLRDLVLFDLYTGKNIESGRKSLALGLILQASSQTLTDGVIEDTVRRILARLASDFGARLRD; from the coding sequence ATGCGATTCAGCGAGGCGTGGTTGCGGGAGTGGGTGAACCCACCGGTCGACACCCGGCAATTGGCCGACCAGCTCAGCATGGCGGGTCTCGAGGTCGACGCGGTCGAGCCTGCGGCCCCGGCCTTCAGCGGTGTGCGGATCGGCTGGGTGCAGTCCGTCGCACCCCATCCGGATGCCGAAAAGCTGCGGATCTGTCGGGTCGATCTCGGCGAGGACACGCTTCTCCAGATCATCTGCGGGGCCGCCAACGTCACCGAGGGCATGAAGGTCCCGGTCGCGACGGTCGGCGCCGTGCTGCCCGGCGACTTCAAGATCAAGAAGGCCAAGCTGCGAGGCGTGGAGTCCTTCGGCATGATCTGCTCGGCCAAAGAGTTGGGTCTTGCCGAGTCCTCCGAGGGCATCCTGCCGTTGCCGGCGGATGCACCTGTGGGCGAAGACATCCGTGCCTGGATGGCGCTCGACGACCACTGCATCGAGGTCGATCTGACCCCGGACCGCGGCGATTGTCTCAGCATCGCGGGACTCGCACGGGAGGTCGCCGTGATCAACCGTGCGCCGCTCGCGACGCCCGCGATCCAGCCGGTCGCGCCCCTGCACGACCAGTCCCTGCCGGTACAGCTCCAGGCGCCTGCCGCCTGCCCGCGCTATGTGTGCCGCGTGATCCGCACTATCGATCCGAGTGCGACCACGCCTTGGTGGATGCAGGAGCGCCTGCGCCGCGGCGGGATCCGCGCCATCAGCCCGGTGGTCGACGTGACCAACTATGTCCTGCTCGAGCTGGGCCAGCCGATGCACGGGTTCGATCTCGCCAAGCTCGACGGCGAGATCCGCGTGCGCATGGCGGTGGAGGGCGAGCGTATCGCCCTGCTCAACGGCGAGGACGCAACCTTGCGTGCGGACACCCTGGTGATTGCCGATGCCGGACGCGCCGTTGCGTTGGCCGGGATCATGGGTGGTTCTGAGACTGCCGTCGGTCCCGAGACCCGCGAGGTGCTGCTCGAAAGCGCCTTCTTCGCGCCGCTTGCCGTCAGCGGCAAGGCGCGTTCTTACGGCCTGCACACGGATTCGTCGCATCGATTCGAGCGCGGTGTCGACCCCCAACTCCAGATCCGCGCGATCGAGCGTGCGACCCGACTCTTGACCGCGATCGTCGGGGGCGAGCCGGGTCCGGTGGTCCAGGCGATCTCGGAGACCGATCTACCCAAGCCTCTGGCGTTGAGGCTGCGCCCCGCGCGCGTCGCTCAAGTGCTCGGACTCGCGCTGCCCGAGGAGACCATCCTCGACATCCTGAAGCGTCTGGGCATGCACACCGAGCCGACCGCCGAGGGATGGCTGGTCACGCCGCCGAGTGCCCGCTTCGACCTGGTTCAAGAGGTCGACCTGATCGCCGATATCGGTCGCATCTACGGTTACGATCGAATCCCGGTGAGTCACGCGAGCTCGGCATCGGTCACGCGATCGACCCCGGAAGCGGAATTCGACCTGGATCGCGCCCGTCTGGCACTGGTCGACCGCGGCTTCCACGAGGTCATCACCTACAGCTTCGTCAGCCCCGAGATGCAGGCGTTGGTCGATCCCGATCAAGAGGTGCTGCGCCTGGCGAATCCGCTGAGCGCCGAGCTCTCCACCATGCGCACGAGCCTCTGGCCCGGCTTGATCCAAACCGCGCGCTACAACCAGGCCCGGCAACAGGAGCGGGTGCGGATCTTCGAGTCCGGTCTACGCTTTCGCTTCGGCGCGGACGGTCTGACCCAAACGCAGGGTCTCGCGGGCCTCATCGTCGGGAGCCCGGATCCGGAGCAGTGGGGCCTGACGAGCCGCGCGGCGGACTTCTTCGATCTCAAGGCCGATGTCGAGGCACTGCTGGCACTGACCGGCGCACCGGGGCGCTTCAGCTTCGTTCCCGGCGCGCATGCGGCGCTGCACCCAGGCCAGACCGCGAGCGTGGAATGTGAGGGTCGATCCATCGGTCTGCTCGGAATGCTGCATCCCAGCCTGGCCGCACAGCTCGACATCACGGGCGATGCCTATCTGTTCGAGCTGGACATTGCACCCCTGAGCGCGGGTGCCCTGCCCGGGCATGCGTCCATCTCGCGCTTTCCGAGCATTCGCCGCGACATCGCGATCATCGTCGACGAGGCCGTCACGTATGCGTCGATTGCGGACTCGATTCGCGCCACGGAGACCGAGCTGCTGCGCGATTTGGTCCTGTTCGACCTCTACACCGGCAAAAACATTGAATCGGGCAGAAAAAGTCTCGCTCTTGGATTGATTTTACAGGCTTCTTCTCAGACACTTACAGATGGTGTCATCGAAGACACCGTGAGGCGGATCCTAGCCCGCCTCGCTTCGGATTTTGGCGCAAGATTGAGGGATTGA
- the rplT gene encoding 50S ribosomal protein L20, producing the protein MPRVKRGVTAHARHKKVLDQAKGYYGARSKVYRVAKQAVIKAGQYAYRDRRQKKRQFRALWIARINAAARENGLSYSRFIDGLKKVGVEVDRKVLADIAYHDSVAFAALAEQAKTALA; encoded by the coding sequence ATGCCACGCGTCAAACGGGGTGTTACCGCCCACGCTCGTCATAAAAAGGTCCTTGATCAGGCCAAGGGTTACTACGGTGCCCGCAGTAAGGTCTATCGCGTTGCCAAGCAGGCCGTCATCAAGGCCGGCCAATACGCCTACCGTGATCGCCGCCAGAAGAAGCGCCAATTCCGCGCGCTCTGGATTGCACGTATCAACGCCGCCGCGCGCGAAAACGGACTCTCCTACAGCCGGTTCATCGACGGGCTGAAGAAGGTCGGGGTCGAGGTCGATCGCAAGGTGCTCGCCGACATCGCTTATCACGACAGCGTCGCCTTTGCCGCGCTGGCCGAGCAAGCGAAGACCGCACTGGCCTAA
- a CDS encoding YhdH/YhfP family quinone oxidoreductase — METYRAFRIHQDEQGHRAGLESLPKQAPETGEVLVRVTHSSVNYKDALAGTGRGKILRTFPLVGGVDAAGIVEQSNDPAYRPGDAVVATGWGLSFDHDGGYAEYLRVPATWLTPIPVGLDPRSTMILGTAGFTAALAVHRMQVNGQRPEMGPILVTGASGGVGSMAIAILARLGYEAVALSGKPELEDWLKAIGAARIIGRDALAEAKRPLEKALWGGAIDNVGGDTLAQITRTTVPNGNIAGIGLAGGHLLETTVMPFILRGVSLLGCNSVDVPQALRTELWGHLASDWRPADLELLLGDRVDLDGLPGVFEDILAGKTHGRILVEVAPTSQRAT; from the coding sequence GTGGAAACCTATCGCGCATTCCGGATCCATCAGGACGAACAGGGCCACCGCGCCGGTCTTGAGTCACTTCCGAAACAGGCGCCCGAGACGGGCGAGGTCCTGGTGCGGGTCACCCATTCGAGCGTCAATTACAAAGATGCACTCGCCGGCACGGGACGCGGCAAGATCCTGCGCACCTTCCCGCTGGTCGGCGGGGTCGATGCGGCCGGGATCGTGGAGCAATCCAATGACCCAGCCTACCGACCGGGGGATGCGGTCGTCGCGACGGGCTGGGGCCTGAGCTTCGACCACGACGGCGGCTATGCCGAGTATCTGCGCGTGCCTGCGACCTGGCTGACCCCGATTCCGGTCGGGTTGGACCCGCGCTCGACCATGATCCTGGGTACCGCCGGATTCACCGCGGCGCTCGCGGTGCACCGCATGCAGGTCAACGGTCAGCGACCCGAGATGGGTCCGATTCTGGTGACGGGCGCAAGCGGCGGGGTCGGTTCCATGGCGATCGCGATCCTCGCCCGACTCGGTTACGAGGCGGTCGCGCTCTCGGGCAAACCGGAGCTCGAGGACTGGCTGAAGGCGATCGGCGCTGCGCGGATCATCGGGCGCGATGCATTGGCCGAGGCAAAACGGCCGCTGGAGAAGGCCCTCTGGGGCGGTGCCATCGACAATGTCGGCGGCGACACCCTGGCACAGATCACGCGCACCACGGTCCCGAACGGGAACATCGCCGGCATCGGGCTGGCCGGCGGCCATCTGCTCGAGACCACCGTGATGCCCTTCATCCTGCGCGGCGTGAGTCTGCTCGGCTGCAACTCGGTGGATGTCCCGCAGGCGCTGCGCACCGAGCTGTGGGGCCATCTGGCGAGCGACTGGCGCCCGGCCGACCTGGAGTTGTTGCTTGGCGACAGGGTCGATCTCGACGGCCTACCCGGCGTCTTCGAAGACATCCTCGCAGGGAAGACGCACGGGCGGATCCTGGTAGAGGTCGCGCCAACGTCACAGCGAGCAACGTAA
- a CDS encoding fumarate hydratase, producing MTIIRETDFVQSIADALQFISYYHPRDYIQALTAAYEIEESPAAKDAMAQILVNSRMCAEGHRPICQDTGMVVVFLKIGMEVRWDAVMGIQAMVDAGVRRAYSHPDNVLRASMVSPPIGERRNTGDNTPAVVHVELVPGDRVEVRLAAKGGGSENKAKFAVLNPSESLVDWVLKTVPTMGAGWCPPGMLGIGIGGSAEKAMLLAKESLMEHIDIHEIKARGPANPIEALRLELHEKVNGLGIGAQGLGGLTTVLDVKILTYPTHAASLPVAMIPNCAATRHLEFTLDGSGPVALVPPSLDDWPPIIWDAAAGARRVHLDGLTREEIATWQPGERLLLSGKLLTGRDAAHKRIADLLDRGERLPEGVDLTNRFIYYVGPVDPVRDEVVGPAGPTTATRMDKFTDQLLERTGLIGMIGKAERGPAAIDAIKKHGAVYLMAVGGAAFLVAKAIKSSRLIAFEELEMEAIREFEVEDMPVTVAVDSRGESVHQTGPAKWRSTIGLIPVEVI from the coding sequence ATGACCATCATCCGCGAAACCGACTTTGTCCAAAGCATCGCCGACGCGCTGCAATTCATCTCCTACTATCACCCACGCGACTACATCCAAGCCCTGACTGCGGCTTACGAGATCGAGGAATCGCCGGCCGCGAAGGATGCGATGGCCCAGATTCTGGTCAATTCCCGGATGTGTGCGGAGGGTCACCGCCCGATCTGTCAGGACACCGGCATGGTGGTGGTCTTTCTCAAGATCGGCATGGAGGTGCGCTGGGACGCGGTCATGGGGATTCAGGCGATGGTCGACGCGGGCGTACGCCGGGCTTACAGCCATCCCGACAATGTGCTGCGCGCATCCATGGTCTCGCCCCCCATCGGTGAGCGCAGGAACACGGGGGACAACACGCCGGCCGTCGTGCACGTCGAGCTGGTGCCCGGCGATCGGGTCGAGGTGCGTCTGGCGGCCAAGGGCGGCGGCTCCGAGAACAAGGCGAAGTTCGCGGTCTTGAACCCGAGCGAAAGCCTGGTCGACTGGGTGCTCAAGACGGTTCCGACCATGGGTGCCGGCTGGTGCCCGCCCGGGATGCTCGGGATCGGGATCGGCGGTTCCGCCGAAAAGGCGATGCTGCTCGCGAAGGAGTCGCTGATGGAGCACATCGACATCCACGAGATCAAGGCGCGCGGGCCTGCGAACCCCATCGAAGCACTGCGCCTGGAGCTGCACGAGAAGGTCAACGGGCTCGGCATCGGCGCACAGGGTCTCGGCGGGCTCACCACGGTGCTGGATGTGAAGATCCTGACCTATCCGACCCATGCCGCCTCGCTCCCGGTCGCCATGATCCCGAACTGCGCGGCGACGCGACATCTGGAATTCACGCTCGACGGCTCCGGTCCGGTTGCGCTCGTTCCGCCGAGCCTGGACGATTGGCCTCCGATCATCTGGGACGCGGCCGCCGGGGCGCGTCGCGTCCATCTCGACGGCCTGACCCGCGAGGAGATCGCAACCTGGCAACCGGGCGAGCGTCTCCTGCTCTCGGGCAAACTGCTGACCGGTCGGGACGCCGCACACAAACGCATCGCCGATCTCCTGGACCGGGGCGAGCGCCTGCCCGAGGGTGTGGATCTCACCAACCGTTTCATCTACTACGTCGGCCCCGTCGACCCGGTGCGCGACGAGGTCGTGGGTCCGGCCGGGCCGACCACGGCCACACGGATGGACAAGTTCACCGACCAACTGCTCGAGCGTACCGGACTGATCGGGATGATCGGCAAGGCCGAGCGCGGTCCCGCGGCGATCGACGCCATCAAGAAGCACGGCGCCGTCTATCTGATGGCCGTCGGCGGCGCGGCCTTCTTGGTCGCCAAAGCGATCAAGTCGTCTCGACTGATCGCCTTCGAGGAACTGGAAATGGAGGCGATCCGCGAATTCGAGGTCGAAGACATGCCGGTCACCGTGGCCGTCGACAGCCGCGGAGAATCCGTTCATCAAACAGGGCCGGCCAAGTGGCGCAGCACGATCGGCCTGATTCCAGTGGAGGTGATCTAG
- a CDS encoding BolA/IbaG family iron-sulfur metabolism protein, whose product MEIEAVAQLIRQGIPGAEVQVSGDGSHFDAVVVSEVFEGLTPIKKQRLVMDTVKPQIASGELHALSIKTLTPAQSAEQGG is encoded by the coding sequence TTGGAAATCGAAGCAGTTGCACAACTCATCCGCCAGGGCATCCCCGGCGCCGAGGTCCAGGTCTCCGGAGACGGGAGTCATTTCGACGCCGTCGTCGTCAGCGAGGTCTTCGAAGGGCTGACGCCGATCAAGAAGCAGCGCCTGGTGATGGATACCGTCAAGCCGCAGATCGCAAGCGGCGAGCTGCACGCCCTGTCGATCAAGACCTTGACCCCGGCGCAATCGGCCGAGCAAGGCGGCTGA
- the pheS gene encoding phenylalanine--tRNA ligase subunit alpha: MAEHTGLGLAALQTAALEAIAAAADLASLDQVRVRYLGKSGELTALLKQLGTLPAAERPAAGQEINQAKVTVQVAIDQRKVVLEEASLTARLAAERIDVSLPGRGRRPGGLHPVTRAMRRIERLFANAGFAVAEGPEVEDAYHNFEALNIPEHHPARAMHDTFYFDAELLLRTHTSPVQIRVMEEQAPPLKIIAPGRVYRCDSDLTHTPMFHQVEGLLVDEQVSFADLKGVLYDFLRNFFERDLELRFRPSYFPFTEPSAEVDIQCVICGGSGCRVCKQTGWLEVLGCGMVYPEVFRHVGIDPDRYLGYAFGMGVERLAMLRYGIDDIRLNFENDLRYLRQFS; the protein is encoded by the coding sequence ATGGCTGAACACACCGGACTCGGTCTCGCGGCCCTGCAAACCGCGGCGCTCGAAGCGATTGCGGCCGCGGCCGATCTTGCCAGTCTCGACCAAGTGCGCGTGCGCTATCTCGGCAAGAGCGGGGAGCTGACCGCGCTGCTCAAGCAGCTCGGCACGCTGCCGGCCGCCGAGCGACCCGCCGCAGGTCAAGAGATCAATCAGGCCAAGGTTACTGTCCAGGTTGCCATCGACCAGCGCAAAGTCGTCTTGGAAGAGGCATCACTCACCGCGCGACTCGCCGCCGAGCGGATCGACGTGAGTCTCCCCGGACGCGGCCGGCGGCCCGGCGGACTGCATCCCGTGACCCGTGCGATGCGGCGCATCGAGCGCCTGTTCGCCAATGCCGGATTCGCCGTCGCGGAAGGGCCGGAGGTCGAGGACGCCTATCACAACTTCGAGGCGCTCAACATCCCGGAGCACCACCCGGCGCGGGCGATGCACGACACCTTTTATTTCGATGCCGAGCTGCTGCTGCGTACCCACACCTCGCCGGTCCAGATCCGGGTGATGGAAGAGCAGGCGCCGCCGCTCAAGATCATCGCGCCGGGTCGCGTCTATCGCTGCGATTCGGACTTGACCCATACGCCCATGTTTCACCAGGTCGAGGGTCTGCTGGTCGACGAGCAGGTCAGCTTCGCCGACCTCAAGGGTGTCCTCTACGACTTCCTGCGGAATTTCTTCGAGCGCGATCTGGAGCTGCGTTTCCGGCCCTCTTATTTCCCCTTTACAGAGCCTTCGGCCGAGGTCGACATCCAGTGTGTCATCTGCGGCGGCAGCGGCTGTCGGGTCTGCAAGCAGACCGGGTGGCTCGAGGTGCTCGGCTGCGGCATGGTCTATCCGGAGGTGTTTCGGCACGTCGGCATCGACCCCGATCGCTATCTGGGCTACGCCTTCGGCATGGGGGTGGAGCGCTTGGCGATGCTCCGTTACGGAATCGACGACATCCGCTTGAATTTCGAGAACGATCTGAGATACCTGCGCCAATTCTCATGA
- the thrS gene encoding threonine--tRNA ligase: MPVVTLPDGSKRQFDAHVSVRDVAASIGAGLAKAALAGRVDGVLVDTSFMLQQDASLAIITAKDEEAALELLRHDAAHVMAQAVQELYPGTQVTIGPAIENGFYYDFARDEPFTPEDLEAIEVRMHEIVKRDLPIVREVWDREQAKQVFADLGEHYKVEIIEDIIPEGEVVSVYRQGDWFDVCRGPHLPSTGKLGNGFKLMKLAGAYWRGDSKNPMLQRIYGTAWRDKKELAAYLHRLEEAEKRDHRKLGKQLDLFHFQDEAPGMAFWHAKGRVIYRLAEGYMREKLDEYGYQEVETPQVLDRSLWERSGHWDKFAGGMFTTHLDDRDYAIKPMNCPGHIQLFNQGLKSHRDLPLRIAEFGVVHRNEPSGTLHGLMRARRFTQDDAHVFCTEEQLQDEVATLIDMVFETYRDFGFTEIDLALSLRPDKRVGNDALWDKAEAALDQALKAKGLAFKVQPGEGAFYGPKIEFTLHDSIGRAWQCGTIQVDFSMPGRLGAHYIAEDNSKQVPVMIHRAILGSVERFIGILLEHYAGQLPVWLSPTQAIVMNITDRQAEYVKEVSKTLRGKGFRAETDLRNEKIGFKIREHTLQRVPYLLVVGDREVESRSVAVRDRAGQDLGILQLDAFIDRLSEEIANRTH, from the coding sequence ATGCCCGTCGTGACCCTGCCGGATGGTTCCAAGCGTCAGTTCGATGCCCATGTTTCCGTTCGGGACGTCGCCGCCTCCATCGGAGCCGGCCTGGCAAAGGCCGCGCTTGCCGGTCGCGTCGACGGCGTCCTGGTCGATACCTCCTTCATGCTCCAACAAGATGCCTCGCTAGCCATCATCACCGCCAAGGATGAGGAGGCCGCGCTCGAGCTGCTGCGACACGATGCCGCGCATGTGATGGCCCAAGCGGTGCAGGAGCTTTATCCCGGCACGCAGGTGACCATCGGCCCCGCGATCGAGAACGGCTTCTACTACGACTTCGCGCGCGACGAGCCCTTCACGCCGGAGGATCTCGAGGCGATCGAGGTGCGCATGCACGAGATCGTCAAGCGGGATCTTCCGATCGTTCGCGAGGTTTGGGATCGCGAGCAGGCCAAGCAGGTCTTCGCCGATCTCGGCGAGCACTACAAGGTCGAGATCATCGAGGACATCATCCCCGAGGGCGAGGTGGTCTCCGTCTACCGCCAGGGCGATTGGTTCGACGTCTGCCGCGGACCCCATCTGCCGAGCACCGGCAAGCTCGGCAACGGATTCAAGCTGATGAAGCTGGCCGGTGCCTACTGGCGCGGCGATTCGAAGAACCCCATGCTCCAGCGCATCTACGGCACCGCGTGGCGCGACAAGAAGGAGCTGGCGGCCTATCTGCATCGCCTGGAAGAGGCCGAGAAGCGCGACCATCGCAAGCTCGGTAAGCAGCTCGATCTCTTCCACTTCCAGGACGAGGCGCCGGGTATGGCCTTCTGGCATGCCAAGGGGCGGGTGATCTACCGTCTGGCCGAAGGCTACATGCGCGAGAAGCTCGACGAGTACGGCTATCAGGAGGTCGAGACCCCGCAGGTGCTTGACCGTTCGCTCTGGGAGCGCTCCGGGCACTGGGATAAGTTCGCCGGCGGTATGTTCACGACCCATCTGGACGATCGCGACTATGCGATCAAGCCGATGAATTGTCCCGGGCATATCCAGCTCTTCAACCAGGGGCTCAAGAGCCATCGGGATCTGCCGCTGCGCATCGCCGAGTTCGGCGTGGTGCATCGCAACGAGCCTTCGGGCACCTTGCACGGACTGATGCGGGCGCGCCGCTTCACCCAAGACGACGCGCATGTCTTCTGCACCGAGGAGCAGCTTCAGGACGAGGTCGCGACCCTGATCGATATGGTGTTCGAGACCTATCGCGACTTCGGCTTCACCGAGATCGATCTCGCCCTCTCGCTGCGGCCGGACAAACGCGTCGGCAACGACGCGCTCTGGGACAAGGCCGAGGCGGCGCTCGACCAGGCGCTCAAGGCCAAAGGTCTCGCGTTCAAGGTGCAGCCGGGCGAGGGTGCTTTTTATGGCCCCAAGATCGAATTCACCCTGCACGACAGCATCGGTCGCGCCTGGCAGTGCGGCACCATCCAGGTGGACTTCTCGATGCCCGGACGCTTGGGTGCGCACTACATCGCCGAGGACAACAGCAAGCAGGTGCCGGTGATGATCCACCGCGCCATCCTGGGCTCGGTGGAGCGGTTTATCGGTATTTTGCTCGAACACTATGCGGGTCAATTGCCGGTTTGGTTGTCGCCGACCCAAGCGATCGTGATGAATATCACGGATCGGCAGGCGGAGTACGTCAAGGAGGTCTCTAAGACCTTGCGCGGGAAGGGCTTCCGGGCCGAGACGGACTTGAGAAACGAGAAGATCGGCTTTAAAATCCGCGAGCACACCCTGCAACGAGTACCTTACCTGCTCGTCGTCGGTGATCGGGAGGTCGAATCCCGCTCCGTTGCCGTCCGCGACCGTGCGGGCCAGGACCTCGGAATCCTTCAGCTCGATGCCTTTATCGACCGTCTGAGCGAAGAGATCGCGAACCGGACCCACTGA
- a CDS encoding acetyltransferase, which yields MFLKHRTTGKMLEVLSQRDLFNPMHPKIVGRYHYGEEAQEPETFDKAELMFISDELLPRCWTDSHYRDDEIHHYYKKAS from the coding sequence ATGTTTCTCAAACATCGCACTACCGGCAAGATGCTCGAGGTCCTGAGTCAGCGGGACCTGTTCAACCCGATGCACCCGAAGATCGTCGGGCGCTATCACTATGGTGAAGAGGCCCAGGAGCCGGAGACGTTCGACAAGGCCGAGCTGATGTTCATCTCGGACGAGTTGCTGCCGCGCTGCTGGACCGACAGCCATTATCGCGACGACGAGATTCACCACTACTACAAGAAGGCGTCCTGA
- the rpmI gene encoding 50S ribosomal protein L35 yields the protein MPKLKTNRGAAKRFKRTASGSVKCNSSHRRHILTKKSTKRKRQLRAPKRLHKSDVRAALRMIPYC from the coding sequence ATGCCCAAGCTGAAAACAAATCGCGGGGCGGCGAAGCGCTTCAAGCGCACTGCCTCCGGTTCGGTCAAGTGCAACTCATCTCATCGGCGTCATATCCTGACCAAGAAGAGCACCAAGCGGAAGCGCCAACTGCGTGCGCCGAAGCGTCTTCATAAGTCGGACGTGCGGGCCGCGCTGCGGATGATCCCCTACTGCTGA
- the infC gene encoding translation initiation factor IF-3, translating into MEEPAIAAPKRNRVNKEINVPEVRLIGADGNQVGVVNTREALEMATEASLDLVEIVPTSEPPVCRLMDFGRFLFDQKKKKNEAKKKQKQVQIKEVKFRPGTDEGDYQVKLRSLMRFLNEGDKGKVTMRFRGREHAHRELGLELLKRIETDLAALSVVEQQPQMEGRQMVMVLGPKKK; encoded by the coding sequence TTGGAGGAACCTGCTATCGCTGCACCAAAGAGAAACCGCGTCAACAAGGAGATCAACGTACCGGAAGTACGTCTGATCGGCGCGGACGGAAACCAGGTCGGAGTCGTCAATACGCGCGAGGCATTGGAGATGGCCACGGAAGCGAGCCTCGATCTCGTCGAGATCGTTCCGACGTCGGAGCCTCCGGTATGTCGTCTCATGGACTTCGGCAGATTTCTCTTCGACCAAAAGAAGAAGAAGAACGAAGCCAAGAAAAAGCAGAAGCAGGTTCAGATCAAGGAAGTGAAGTTTCGTCCGGGAACGGACGAAGGAGACTATCAGGTCAAACTACGCAGCCTGATGCGTTTCCTCAACGAAGGGGATAAGGGCAAGGTCACTATGCGGTTTCGCGGGCGCGAACATGCGCATCGTGAGCTCGGTCTGGAGCTTTTGAAGCGGATCGAAACCGACCTTGCAGCCCTCAGCGTCGTGGAGCAACAACCCCAAATGGAAGGACGCCAAATGGTCATGGTGCTGGGCCCCAAAAAGAAATAG